GCTCGACTGGTTCATAGATGAGATGCTCTTGGGCGGTGCCTACGGGGGAGTGGAGATAGATATAGGGCTCCACCCATCCACCGCCATCTACGTTATGGAGAGACTCAGGGAAAGGGGTTACGATACCTCCCGAGCCGAGGAAAGGATGAAGGCTAGGAGGCTCTCCGTTGAAGGTAGGGGCTTCGTCTCAATCTCGCCCACCGGCGATGTGTACCTGAGCAACTACCTAACGGATTTCAGGCTGGGGAATGCCCTTCGAGATGACCTCAGGGGACTTCTGAACCATCCACTGTATGGAGCCGCTGGCGACTCCTCGCAGCTGAAGGGTAGGTGCGGCTTCTGCCCCTACAGGGACATGTGCGGGGGATCGAGGGTGAAAGCATACATCTACACAGGAGACCTCCTAGGAGAGGATCCCACATGCCTCATCCAAGGCTGAACCTGGAGGATAGACCTATCCTCATTTTCTGGGAGATGACCAAGGCCTGTCTCCTGAAGTGCAGGCACTGTCGTGCAGAAGCCATTCCAGATCCCCTGCCAGGTGAACTCTCCGCGGAGGAGGGTAAGAGGCTGATCGATCAGATCAGGGGATTCGGTGAGCCCTATCCAGTGCTGATCCTCACCGGCGGAGATCCCCTCATGAGGGAAGACTTGGAGGAGATAGTGAGGTACGCAACTGGCTCTGGTCTGAGGGTGGGCATAGCCCCGGCGGTGACCGAGAAGCTCCTGAGCTCGCTGGACATGCTCTCCAAGTACGGCGTTCGCTTCATCTCTATAAGCTTGGATGGCATGAGGGAGACTCACGACTACATAAGAGGGGTTCGGGGCCACTTCGAGGCCACACTGGAGGTTCTCAGGATACTAGCTGATGGCAGAGATAGGTGGGTACCTCAGGTGAACACCCTCGTTTCCAAGGAGAGCGTGATGGACCTCCCGGAAATAGCCCACCTCCTCACAGAGTTAGGCATAAAGATCTGGGAACTCTTCTTCCTAATCAAGGTAGGGAGGGGGATGGAGCTAACGGACCTATCCCCTCGAGAGTATGAGGATGTGGTTCACTTCCTCTTCGAGGTCTCCAAGTACGGAATGGAGGTGAGGACCGTCGAAGCCCCCTTCCTCAGGAGGGTCTACCTCACTAGGAGAGGGGAGGGGATGGAGGGTATAAGTGGCGATGGCGATTACGTGGACGAGATCGCCATGAGGTACGGGTTAGGAGACCTCTACAGGAGGCTAACGGGGAGACTCATAGACCTGATGGGGCTCCCAATGGGGAAGCCCTCAATGAGGTCGGCTCAAACTAGGGACGGATACGGTATCCTATTCGTCGCATACAATGGGGATGTGTACCCCAGCGGTTTCGCGCCTTACAGGCTGGGTAACGTGAGGTCTGAGGACATCGTGAGGATATACAGGGAGAATGATATCCTGAGAAGGATTAAGAGGGCCGAATTCAGGGGGAGATGCGGGAGCTGCGAGTACAGACACATATGCGGCGGCAGCAGAGCTAGGGCCCTTGCATTGACTGGAGACATACTGGGCGAGGATCCTGCGTGCATTTACAGGCCGAACTCGATGGGGTCTGGCGGAAGTTGATCCCCGAGGATTTTGGATCAATAAAGTTAATGAGAGCCCTTGCAAGCAGTCAATCAACTCTAACAAAACTACTTTTCTAATGGACGAACGGGCAGCCCCATCCTCGACCCAAAATCCATCAGAGACCTGTTGTTGGTGAGAAGAGGGACCTTGAATCTCCTCAAGTGGCCGCAACGATCGCATCCGCAACCCCGGGCCAGTAACCCCCTCTTTCCTCAATAAACAAATCCCTGTGATCTAGGATAAGTGAATAGGCTTCCACAATGTCCTCTAAGGTGAGTGGGATTATCTTAACCTTCTTTATCCCTAGGAAGTTGCAAGCAAGTCTGAGCGTTTTATAAGCCTCCGCTAACTCTCCAATT
The window above is part of the Thermoproteota archaeon genome. Proteins encoded here:
- a CDS encoding TIGR04053 family radical SAM/SPASM domain-containing protein, producing the protein MPHPRLNLEDRPILIFWEMTKACLLKCRHCRAEAIPDPLPGELSAEEGKRLIDQIRGFGEPYPVLILTGGDPLMREDLEEIVRYATGSGLRVGIAPAVTEKLLSSLDMLSKYGVRFISISLDGMRETHDYIRGVRGHFEATLEVLRILADGRDRWVPQVNTLVSKESVMDLPEIAHLLTELGIKIWELFFLIKVGRGMELTDLSPREYEDVVHFLFEVSKYGMEVRTVEAPFLRRVYLTRRGEGMEGISGDGDYVDEIAMRYGLGDLYRRLTGRLIDLMGLPMGKPSMRSAQTRDGYGILFVAYNGDVYPSGFAPYRLGNVRSEDIVRIYRENDILRRIKRAEFRGRCGSCEYRHICGGSRARALALTGDILGEDPACIYRPNSMGSGGS